Proteins from one Rutidosis leptorrhynchoides isolate AG116_Rl617_1_P2 unplaced genomic scaffold, CSIRO_AGI_Rlap_v1 contig357, whole genome shotgun sequence genomic window:
- the LOC139883128 gene encoding B3 domain-containing transcription factor NGA1-like produces the protein MKKKKIGIMNFGLSEEGSSSRDKGKNLFSSYSSSSPSSTAVPPPQMGSWLDEDTNTEASPMASDDVTVTHLEKEYMFDKVVTPSDVGKLNRLVIPKQHAKRFFPLDSSTNDKGLLLNFEDRNGKLWRFRYSYWNSSQSYVMTKGWSSFVKEKKLNAGDIVSFQRGVGDSGKDRLYID, from the coding sequence atgaaaaagaaaaaaattggtATAATGAATTTTGGTTTATCTGAAGAAGGTAGTAGTAGTAGGGACAAAGGTAAGAATCTTTTCTCTTCCTATTCTTCCTCTTCACCGTCGTCCACGGCGGTTCCTCCACCTCAAATGGGTTCATGGTTAGATGAAGATACTAATACGGAAGCCTCTCCTATGGCGTCCGATGACGTCACGGTCACACACCTCGAGAAAGAATATATGTTTGACAAAGTGGTGACACCAAGTGATGTAGGAAAGCTAAATCGGCTAGTAATCCCTAAACAACACGCGAAGAGGTTCTTTCCTTTAGATTCTTCTACCAACGATAAGGGTTTGTTGCTAAATTTCGAGGATAGGAATGGGAAGCTATGGAGATTCCGGTATTCGTACTGGAATAGCAGTCAAAGCTATGTTATGACCAAAGGATGGAGCAGTTTTGTGAAAGAGAAGAAACTCAATGCCGGAGATATTGTCTCTTTTCAAAGAGGGGTCGGTGATTCGGGTAAAGATCGGCTCTACATTGACTAG